A single window of Vigna unguiculata cultivar IT97K-499-35 chromosome 1, ASM411807v1, whole genome shotgun sequence DNA harbors:
- the LOC114178014 gene encoding small heat shock protein, chloroplastic-like isoform X1 has translation MAHALSSNLTLNVPTSRYLLHSRPTQLKPVKFMVMGDAREKLDHIPKPNKNHHHHPLPKKKVSPTAPIAGLWDRFPTARTMQEMMETMERMVEDPFAFSTLEWPSSPLPSEGVGGYRRRGRAPWEVKEGESEYKMRLDMPGMKKEDVKVWVEEKMLVVKAEKEAKKKEMVEEQEEEEEEGWSAKSYGRYSSRIALPENVQFENIKAEVKDGVLYIAIPKATTYSNILDIQVQ, from the exons ATGGCACACGCTTTGTCTTCTAATCTGACTCTTAACGTTCCCACATCGAGGTATCTTCTTCACTCCAGACCAACCCAGTTGAAGCCAGTGAAGTTCATGGTGATGGGGGACGCAAGAGAAAAGCTTGACCACATCCCAAAACCCAACAagaaccaccaccaccatcctcTTCCCAAAAAGAAAGTTTCCCCTACTGCACCCATAG CAGGGTTGTGGGACAGGTTTCCGACGGCGAGGACAATGCAAGAGATGATGGAGACGATGGAGAGGATGGTGGAGGACCCTTTTGCATTCAGCACACTTGAGTGGCCATCGTCACCGTTACCGAGTGAGGGTGTGGGAGGGTACAGAAGAAGAGGAAGGGCACCATGGGAAGTGAAAGAGGGAGAGAGTGAGTACAAGATGAGGTTGGACATGCCCGGGATGAAGAAAGAGGATGTGAAAGTGTGGGTGGAGGAAAAGATGCTTGTGGTTAAAGCAGAAAAGGAAGCGAAGAAGAAAGAGATGGTGGAAGAacaggaagaggaagaagaagagggatGGTCTGCAAAGAGTTATGGGAGGTATAGCAGTAGGATTGCTCTGCCGGAGAATGTGCAGTTTGAGAATATCAAGGCTGAGGTTAAGGATGGTGTTCTCTACATCGCCATTCCCAAAGCTACCACTTATTCCAACATCCTAGATATCCAAGTTCAATga
- the LOC114178014 gene encoding small heat shock protein, chloroplastic-like isoform X2, which yields MAHALSSNLTLNVPTSRYLLHSRPTQLKPVKFMVMGDAREKLDHIPKPNKNHHHHPLPKKKVSPTAPIGLWDRFPTARTMQEMMETMERMVEDPFAFSTLEWPSSPLPSEGVGGYRRRGRAPWEVKEGESEYKMRLDMPGMKKEDVKVWVEEKMLVVKAEKEAKKKEMVEEQEEEEEEGWSAKSYGRYSSRIALPENVQFENIKAEVKDGVLYIAIPKATTYSNILDIQVQ from the exons ATGGCACACGCTTTGTCTTCTAATCTGACTCTTAACGTTCCCACATCGAGGTATCTTCTTCACTCCAGACCAACCCAGTTGAAGCCAGTGAAGTTCATGGTGATGGGGGACGCAAGAGAAAAGCTTGACCACATCCCAAAACCCAACAagaaccaccaccaccatcctcTTCCCAAAAAGAAAGTTTCCCCTACTGCACCCATAG GGTTGTGGGACAGGTTTCCGACGGCGAGGACAATGCAAGAGATGATGGAGACGATGGAGAGGATGGTGGAGGACCCTTTTGCATTCAGCACACTTGAGTGGCCATCGTCACCGTTACCGAGTGAGGGTGTGGGAGGGTACAGAAGAAGAGGAAGGGCACCATGGGAAGTGAAAGAGGGAGAGAGTGAGTACAAGATGAGGTTGGACATGCCCGGGATGAAGAAAGAGGATGTGAAAGTGTGGGTGGAGGAAAAGATGCTTGTGGTTAAAGCAGAAAAGGAAGCGAAGAAGAAAGAGATGGTGGAAGAacaggaagaggaagaagaagagggatGGTCTGCAAAGAGTTATGGGAGGTATAGCAGTAGGATTGCTCTGCCGGAGAATGTGCAGTTTGAGAATATCAAGGCTGAGGTTAAGGATGGTGTTCTCTACATCGCCATTCCCAAAGCTACCACTTATTCCAACATCCTAGATATCCAAGTTCAATga
- the LOC114170348 gene encoding protein HHL1, chloroplastic encodes MEVGMSLNALLRLPPTNSRFLHNDDVSVRHSLVSNRRQHRSLKAPQRHGHVFVVEAKGKKGMMARQFQRSAPPPLPKIEDDGNPKFVIFIRMANVYLWYPLSIVTGGTTAKIMVAAKDNFLGKYIYKDTLDRNLAAVIYKDEKEVQKSAFKQYRVLRSATDFRYGYKLVENTNIRAALSTTDVIELPTPDKLKTVLDKVKDFFGDAKESFGKITSLGTTTAEESEEDTKEKTKVKG; translated from the exons ATGGAAGTAGGAATGTCTCTGAACGCGCTCCTTCGTCTTCCTCCGACGAATTCACGCTTCCTCCACAACGACGACGTTTCGGTGAGGCACTCTCTGGTTTCGAACCGGAGGCAGCACCGGAGCTTGAAGGCACCGCAGCGTCACGGTCACGTGTTTGTGGTTGAAGCCAAGGGCAAAAAGGGAATGATGGCTCGTCAGTTTCAGCGTTCAGCTCCTCCTCCTTTACCCAAAATTGAAGACGATGGCAATCCCAAATTCGTCATCTTCATTCGCATGGCCAAC GTATACCTTTGGTACCCTCTTAGCATTGTAACAGGTGGCACCACCGCTAAAATCATGGTTGCTGCTAAAGATAATTTTCTCGGCAAGTATATCTACAAAGACACCCTTGACAGAAATCTCGCTGCTGTTATCTAcaaa GATGAGAAGGAAGTACAGAAATCTGCATTCAAACAATACCGTGTATTGCGTTCAGCTACTGATTTCAGATACGGCTACAAACTTGTT GAGAATACCAACATAAGAGCTGCCCTTTCTACCACCGATGTTATTGAG CTTCCTACACCAGATAAACTAAAAACCGTCCTGGATAAAGTGAAAGACTTTTTCGGAGACGCGAAGGAATCTTTTGGAAAGATAACATCATTGGGCACTACTACAGCGGAGGAGTCAGAGGAagacacaaaagaaaaaaccaa GGTTAAAGGATGA
- the LOC114183491 gene encoding serine/threonine protein phosphatase 2A 57 kDa regulatory subunit B' theta isoform-like, with protein sequence MFNKIFSKLPRKSSRGPEHGGSGKGHHGVTTSSKNSDSVSVSPGGSRQGNSSVAGQNHGNRVPLPKVVNENNIHNANNGNLGSYEALPAFRDVPSSEKTTLFVKKLRMCCVVFDFTDPAKHVKEKEVKRQTLVELLDYVTSANAKFAENVMQEVVKMVSANIFRTLSPQPRENKIVDGVDVEEEEPSMDPAWPHLQIVYELFLRFVASPELDPKLAKRYIDQSFILKLLDLFDSEDPREREYLKMTLHRIYGKFMAHRPFIRKAINNVFFNFIFETEKHNGIAEFLEILGSIINGFALPLKEEHKLFLVRILIPLHKPKCLAMYHQQLSYCITQFVEKDCKLADTIIRGLLKYWPITNSSKEVMFLGELEEVLEATQPPEFQRCMVPLFRRIARCLNSPHFQVAERALFLWNNDHIVNLIKQNRKVILPIIFPALERNARSHWNQAVHSLTLNVRKIFNDVDADLSKECLQKFEEDESKVDEVKAGREATWKRLEELAMKKAASGEAVLIGKAPTRPSAG encoded by the exons ATGTTCAATAAGATATTCAGTAAACTCCCTCGGAAGTCATCGAGAGGTCCCGAACACGGTGGAAGTGGAAAAGGCCATCATGGGGTTACCACTTCTTCGAAGAACAGTGATTCTGTTAGTGTTTCCCCAGGTGGTTCCAGACAGGGGAATTCTTCCGTTGCGGGACAGAATCATGGTAACAGAGTTCCATTACCGAAGGTTGTGAATGAGAACAATATTCACAACGCCAATAACGGGAATTTGGGTTCCTATGAGGCATTGCCTGCATTCAGGGATGTTCCCTCTTCTGAGAAGACAACTTTGTTTGTCAAGAAGCTTAGAATGTGTTGTGTGGTGTTTGACTTCACTGACCCCGCCAAACACGTCAAGGAGAAGGAGGTTAAGAGACAGACCTTGGTGGAACTCTTGGATTATGTGACTTCTGCGAATGCTAAGTTCGCGGAGAATGTGATGCAGGAGGTTGTGAAAATGGTGTCTGCAAACATATTCAGGACACTCAGTCCTCAGCCACGCGAGAATAAGATCGTTGATGGTGTTGATGTGGAGGAGGAGGAGCCTTCGATGGATCCTGCTTGGCCTCATTTGCAGATTGTGTATGAGCTTTTTCTGCGGTTTGTGGCCTCACCTGAGCTGGATCCGAAGTTGGCCAAGAGATACATTGACCAGTCCTTCATTTTGAAGCTGCTGGATTTGTTTGACTCCGAGGATCCGAGGGAGCGGGAGTACTTGAAGATGACTCTGCACCGTATCTATGGCAAATTCATGGCGCATCGCCCTTTCATCAGGAAGGCCATCAACaatgtgttttttaattttatttttgagacTGAGAAGCATAATGGGATTGCTGAGTTCTTGGAAATTCTTGGGAGCATCATCAATGGTTTTGCATTGCCATTGAAGGAAGAGCATAAACTGTTTCTTGTTCGTATCCTAATTCCTCTGCACAAGCCAAAGTGCTTGGCAATGTATCATCAACAGTTGTCGTATTGCATTACTCAGTTTGTGGAAAAAGACTGCAAACTTGCCGATACAATTATCAGGGGGCTGTTGAAGTACTGGCCCATAACAAATAGTTCTAAGGAAGTTATGTTCCTGGGTGAGTTAGAAGAAGTCTTGGAAGCAACTCAACCCCCAGAATTCCAGCGTTGTATGGTGCCATTGTTTCGTCGGATTGCCCGTTGTTTGAATAGCCCTCATTTTCAG GTGGCAGAAAGAGCTTTGTTCTTGTGGAACAATGATCATATCGTGAACTTAATCAAGCAAAACAGAAAAGTGATACTACCCATCATCTTCCCTGCATTGGAGAGAAATGCTAGAAGTCATTGGAACCAAGCTGTCCATAGTTTGACCTTAAATGTGCGGAAGATTTTTAATGATGTCGACGCTGATTTATCCAAAGAATGTTTACAAAAGTTTGAGGAAGACGAGTCAAAGGTAGATGAAGTCAAAGCAGGGCGTGAAGCCACGTGGAAACGCTTGGAAGAGCTTGCCATGAAGAAAGCTGCAAGTGGGGAAGCCGTGCTTATTGGTAAAGCACCAACTCGCCCCTCTGCAGGTTAG